The sequence CTGCGTGCCGATGTCGTTCCCCTGGCGGTTCAACGTCGTGGGATCGTGGATATTGAAGAAGACCTCGAGCAAATCCCGGAACGGGAGGACGCGGGGGTCGAATGTGACCTGGACGACCTCGGCGTGTCCGGTCGTGCCGGTGCAGACCTGCTGGTACGAGGGGTTCGGCACCGTGCCGCCGGCGTAGCCGGATTCTACCTTCAGGACGCCGTCGAGATCAGCGTAGATCGCCTCGAGACACCAGAAGCATCCGCCCGCGAGCGTGGCGACCTCCTCACGCGGCGTGTCACCCTGGGTCTTGTCTACGGCGTCCATCGGCGTGCCTCCCCGTCTGCAGATGGCGATAGCATACCGCTCGGCGCGCTGAAATACAGGAGGCGTCTCAGCGTGGCCCGAAGGCTAGGCCGTGGCGAGCAGTGCGCCGAGGGCGCGCCCGAGATCCGCGGCGATGATGCCGTTGGTCGTGACCGCGTCGCATCCCGCGGCCCTGGCCGCGGCCATCCGTTCGCCGTCGCGATGTCCGCAGAAGCCCAGCAGGGGAACGCCGCGTGTGGCCTCGTCGGCCTTCGCGCGCCGGATCGCCTCGGCGGCGTCGAAGCGGCGGGCGGCCAGGTTTACGACCGCGGCGCGCGGGTCCCGGCGCAGGGCGGCGTGCAGCGCCTCTGCCGAGCGGACCACGACGGCCTGGTATCCGAGCGAGGCGAGCGACCCCGTCACCCGCGAGGAAAACAACAAGTCGTCGTCGGCGACGACGACCTGCCGGGCGGCGGTCTCCGCGTTCATGCGGCCGGCCGGACCCCGGCCGCTAGATGGGGAATCCCATCGCCTGCAGCGACAGCCGTCCGTCGTCGGTGAGCCGCTCCGGCGTCCACGGCGGATTCCAGACCATCTCCACCTTGGCGTCCTCCACGCCGTCGACGCCGAGCAATTTAGATTCGACCTCGCCGACGAGTTGCGGGCCGAGCGAACACCCGACCGCGGTCAGCGTCATCTTGATGTGCACGACGCCGTCGGCGGCCGTGATGTCGTAGATCAACCCCAGGTCCCAAATATTCACGGGAATCTCGGGGTCGAAGCAGGTCTTGAGGACCTCGATGACCTGATCGCGTGTAACCATGGCACCCTCCGTCCGCTATTGTATCATGCCCGCGCGGGGGGGTGAGGGGACGCCGCCGTGAAACCCCGCCAGTGGCTCTTGGCGGTCCTCGTCGCCGCGCTGCTCGTCTATCCCATCCTCGCCCGCTGGTATACGGAGTGGCTGTGGTTCGGCGAGGTGGGCTACCGCACGGTGTTCTGGATTCCGATTCTGTCCGCCACGGCGGTGGCGGCGGCCGCGGCGATTTCCGCGTTCGTGATCTTGTATTTCAACGCCCGGCCGCTGCTCCGGCTCCGGCCGATCGCCCGGGTCGTCGAACTGCGGCCGGTGGGCGACTCACGGACGTACCGGCGGATCGTCGCCCGCCTGTCGCCGGATCGTGTCGCGGCACTCCTGACCGCCGTCGTGGCCGTCGTGGCCGGGTTCGGCGCCGCCGACTCGTGGCCGGTGTTCCAGACATTCCTTCATCAGACATCCTTCGGCGTCCGCGATCCGGTGTTCGGACGCGACGTGGCGTTCTATGTGTTCGCCCTGCCGGCGTACCGCGCCGTCTTCGGTTGGCTGTTCGCCTGGCTCTTCGTGGCGCTCGTGGGCGCGGCGGCCGCCTACTACCTCGATCTGGTGCCGCTCGCGGTGCGGGGCGTGTGGGCGGTTCCGCGCGGCGTGCGCATCCACCTCAGCCTGCTTGCGGGGCTGCTCGTGCTGCTGCGCGGCGCGGGCTTTTGGCTCGACCGGTACGGGGTCCTCTACTCGCCGCACGGCGCCGTGTTCGGGGCCGGGTACACGGACCTGCACGCCCGGCTCCCGGCGTTCGGGCTGCTCGCGGTGATGTCGACGGTGACCGGATTGCTGCTGCTCGCGTCGACGCGGGCCCGTACCATGCGGCCGGCCGTCGGTGCTCTGGTGGCCCTGCTCGTGGTGTGGATCGGCGGCACGGTCCTCTATCCCGCGTTCGTCCAGCAGGTGGAGGTCGGCCCGAACGAGCTCGACCGGGAGCAGCCGTACATTGGAAACGGCATCGCGTTTACGCGTCGCGCCTACGGCCTCGACACCGTCGAGGAGCAGTCGTTCCCCGCGGCGCTCAGCCTGAGCCCCGCGGCCCTCCAGGCCAACCGCACGGTGCTGGACAGCGTCCGCCTCTGGGACTACCGGCCGCTGCTCCGCACGTACGCGCAGCTCCAAAGCCTGCGACTCTACTACATGTTCACGGACGTCGGCATCGACCGCTACCGGATCGGCGGGCGGGAGCAGCAGGTCATGCTGTCGGCGCGGGAACTGGACGTGAACCGCCTGCCCGACCAGGCCCGCACCTGGGTGAACGAGCACCTGGTCTACACTCACGGGTTCGGTCTCGTGATGACGCCCGTCAACCGGATCTCCGCGGAGGGGCTGCCGGACTTCTACATCAAAGACATCCCGCCGCAGAGCACCGTCGGGCTGACCGTCACCCGTCCGGAGCTGTACTACAGCCTCGTGACGACGCCGTACGTCGTGGTCAACACGCGGAACAAGGAACTCGACTACGCGCAAGGCGACCATGACGTGTACACGACGTACGCCGGCCGCGGCGGGGTACCGCTCAGCGCCCCGCTCGGGCGGCTGGCGTTTGCGTCGCGGTTCGGCGCCGTCTCGCTCATGTTGAGCGACGCCATTACTCCGGCGAGCCGCGTGTTGTTCCACCGCGACGTGCGCGACCGGGTGGCGCGGGTCGCGCCGTTCTTGCAGCTGGATCGCGATCCCTACCTCGTGCTGGCCGGCGGCCGCCTCTTCTGGATCGTGGACGGCTACACGACGAGCGCGATGTACCCGTACGCGCGGCCGACGGGCGACCTCAACTACATCCGCAACTCCGTGAAGGCGGTGGTCGATGCCTACGACGGCACGGTGCGTCTCTACGTCGTCGACCCGGCCGACCCGCTGATCCGGACCTACGACAAGATCTATCCGGGGGTGCTGCGGCCGTTTCGCGAGATGCCGGCGGATCTCGCCGCGCACGTCCGGTACCCCGTGGATCTGTTCACCGTCCAGGCCGACGTGTTCGCGACGTTCCACATGCGGGACCCGCGGGTCTTCTACAATCGCGAGGACCTCTGGGGGATTCCCAGGGAGCTCTTCGGCGGATCGCCGCAGCCGGTCGAGCCGTACTACGTGAACCTGAAACTGGACCCCGCGCACGGGGAAGAGTTCGCGCTGATCCTTCCCTTCACGCCGTCCGGCAAAGACAACATGGTGGCCTGGATGGCCGCGCGCAGCGACCCGCCGAATTACGGCCGGCTGCTCGTGTACCGCTTTCCCAAGGACACGACCGTGTTCGGGCCGATGCAGATCGAGGCGCGGATCAACCAGGACCCGACGATCAGCAGCCAGCTGACGCTGTGGAACCAGTTGGGCTCATCGGTGATCCGGGGCAACCTGCTCGTAGTGCCGATCGCCGATTCGCTGCTGTACATCGAGCCGCTCTATCTCCAGGCGGAGGGCAGCGCGCTGCCCGAGCTCAAGCGCGTGATCGTGGCCTACGGCGCGCAGATCGCCATGGAGCCGACGCTCGAAGCGTCCGTTGCGCGCATCTTCGGGACGTCGATCGCCTCCGGTGCACCGGCCGCCCCTGCCGCGCCGGCGCCGCCCAGCAGTCCGCCCGGGACGCCCCCGGCGGGCGCCAACGCGGGCCGCGTGGCCGCGCTGGTGGCAGAGGCGAACGCGCACTACGCGCGAGCGCAGGCGGCGCTCAGGGCCGGAGACTTCGCGACGTACGGCAAGGAAGTCGACGCGCTCGGGCGCACGTTGACGGAGCTGCGGCAGATCACCGGGAGACCATAAACGATATCGTCGTCAATCCAGATGGGCCGATTGACGTGATGAAAATGACTAGGTACACTAGCCATAGTCATATCTACCCCGGAGCGCCTCGTGATGGAGAAGACGGTATCAAAGTCACGGTTCAAATCCCACGCGCTTGAATACTTTCGCCAGGTTGAGCAGAGCGGCGAGCCGCTCATCGTCACGGATCATGGGCGTCCTGTCATCAAAGTCACGTCCTATCGTCCGGACGCCGACGAGTTGCTCCGCGCGCTGCGCGGCTCGGTGATCGCCTATCGCGAGCCGACAGAGCCGGTGGACGCGGAGGAGTGGGAGACGCTGAAGTGACGGTCCTCGACACCCACGCATGGATTTGGTGGGCCGCCGACCCGCAACGACTCTCACGGCGCGCCCGCACCGCAATCGACGGCGCGATTCAGCAACGGCGACTTTGCGTCTCATGTATCAGCGTCTGGGAAGTTGCCACGCTGGTTGCGAGAGGCCGGCTCGATCTCTCGATCGACGTAAACGATTGGGTCGGCGCGTCCGAGGCGCTGCCCTTTCTTCGGTTCGTTCCGATCGACAGCAGAATTGCCTTGCGCTCGGCGCGGCTGCCGGAACCTTTTCACCGCGATCCGGCCGACCGGATTATCGTTGCGACGGCGCTGATTCTCGGGGCAGAACTCGTCAGCAAGGATGAACGGATGCACGCCTATACGGCGATCCGCACGGTGTGGTGATTACCGTCCGTCCGGCGGGCGACTTGGATTCAGCGCGGCGTACTCCTCGGGCGTGTTGATGTTGACGAGGGAGCGAAGCTCCGGATCGAACCGCCGCAACTCGTCCGGTCCGAGGATCCGCGCGCGCACCTCCGCCAGGATGTCGGCGTTCCGGCCGCCCGACGCGAGCACGCGCGCGATGGGGCCCAGACAGACCGGCGTGTAGACGGCGTGCAGCGGCTCGTAATCCCGGACGCGCGGGATCACCACGTCCGCCGTGCCCGCGAGCGTGCCCATGTATCGGATCAGCGGGGGGCAGAGCAGCGGCATGTCGCAGCCGCACACGAACGCCGGACCGCCCGCGTGCAGGATGCCGGTGTAGATGCCGGCGAGCGACCGGCGTCCGGGCAGCGCGTCCGCGACGGTGCGCAGGCCGAGCGCACGGTAGGGCGCGGGTTGGTTCGCCACCACGAGGACGTCCGTGCATGCCTCGCGCAGGCGGGCCGCGACGGTTTCGACGAGCGTCGCGGCGCCGAACGGCAGAAACGCCTTGTCCCGGCCCATGCGCCGGCTCTCGCCCCCCGCCAGAATGACCCCGACCATGCCCCGAGTATAGCAACGGCGGGCGGGGCGGCTCCACGCGCCGCGAAGGAGCCAAGGGTTTCGTCTCCGGGGGCGGGAATTGTTGGCGAAGCATGCCGGCCACGGATGTTCGCCGCTCGGGCTCCCGGAGGTGGGTCGATGGAAGAACTGCAGGCGCGCCAGGTGTTGAAGGAGTTTGGGATCCAGGTGACCCAGTTCATGGGCCGGCGGCGCGAACTGCAGCAGCAGGCGGCCTCCGCCATCGAGGGCGCGGACCGCGCCTCCGTCGCGGCCGTGCTTGCGTCGCTGGTGAGCGAGACCTCCGAGATGCACCGCCGCTGGCTGGTGGTGACGAACCTCGTGCTCGAAGAGGAACGGCAGGCGTACAGCGAGATGGCGCGATTGCTCGAACAGGCGGGGCAGACGGAGCCGCCTCCGGGTCTCTCGCCGTCGCCCGGCGCGCCGGGGAACTGACCGCTTCCGGGGCCGGGGCCGGACCTACTCGAACAGCCGCGGCACCTCGCGGACGAAGGCGATCACCAGGCGCACGGTCGCGTCGAAGTCGCTCACGCGGAGCAGACTGAGCGGCGAGTGGATGTAGCGGCAGGGGACGGACACCGCGCCGGTGAGGACGCCCCCGCGGCTCGTGTGGATCGCCCCCGCGTCGGTGCCGCCGTACGCGGGCCGCTTGTACTGGTACGGAATCGCGTGCGCCTCCGCCAGGCGCTCGAGCGCGCGCACGAGCTGCGGGCGGACGACCATCGTACGGTCGGCGATCGTGATGGCCGGCCCGGCGCCGAGGCTCGTCACCCGCTTCGCCCCCGAGACCCCGGGGAGGTCGGCGGCGACGGTGCCCTCGATCGCCAGCGCGACGTCCGGTTCGACCTGATGGGCGGCGGTGCGGGCGCCGCGGAGGCCGGTTTCCTCGCCGACCGTGAAGGCGCAGACCAGCGTGCCGTCGAGCGGCTGCCCCGCCAGCGCCTCCAGCGTCTTGATCAGCACGCCGCACCCCGCCCGATCGTCGAGGGCTTTGCCCAGGACGAAGCCCTCCGGCAGGTGCTCGCAGGGGTACGCGATCGTCGCCGGGTCGCCGATGCGGATGCCCCGCTGTGCGACCTCCTGTGCGGAGGCGGCGCCGATGTCGAGGTACATGGCGTCGAGCGGCACGGGCCGGTCGCGCTCTTCCGCGCTCAGAATGTGCGGCGGGAGGCTGCCGACGACCCCACGCACCAACGCGCCGTCGCGCGTCCTGATGGTCACGGCGTGCGCGAGGAGCAGCCGCGCGTCCCAGCCGCCCAGGGTGGTGAAGCGAAGGAATCCGTCGCTCTCGACGTGATTGATGATGAACCCAATTTCGTCCATGTGGGCGTCGAGCATGACGGTTCCCCGTCCGGGGAGGCCGCGGCGGGTGACAAGCAGGTTGCCGAGGACGTCGGTCCGAACCTCGTCGGCCCACGGCGCGACGAGCGCCTCGATCATCCGGCGGACGTCGTCCTCGAACCCGGACACGCCGAACGCGTTGGACAGCGAGGCGAGCAGGCTCTGCGTCTCCATGGAGTCGGAGTTTTGTCGTCCGGCGTCCGGACCTCCTGCGGTGCGCCGTAGGGAACGGCCCGCCGGCGGCCAAACATCACGCGCAGCCCAGTGCGCAGCGGAGGGGAGACGGCGTGGACGTGCGTGTCGCGCAGGTGGACCAGGCGTTCCCGGGGACGATCGAGGATCTCCGGCGGCTCGTGCAGATTCCCTCCGTCGCCGCGCAGCGGCGCGGCATCGCGGAGGCGGCGCAGGCGGTGCGGGCCCTGCTCGAAGCCGAGGGCGGACGGGTGACACTTCTGACCGACGGCGGCGCCAACCCGGTGGTCGTCGCCGACTTCAAAGGGCGGTCGCCGCGGACGCTGCTGTTCTACAACCACTACGACGTCCAGCCGGCGGAGCCGCTCGAGGAGTGGACCGTCCCGCCGTTCGACGTCACGCTTCGCGACGGGCTGATCCTCGGCCGGGGCGTCTCCGACAACAAGGGCGACCTCGTGACCCGCATCGCGGCGCTGCGCCTGCTCAAGGCGGCGCACGGCGGCCTGCCCTGCCGGGTCAAGTTCGTCGTCGAAGGCGAAGAGGAAGTCTCGAGCGTGCACTTCGGCGCCGTGACGCGGGCGCACGCCGACCTGCTCCGCGCCGACGCGTGCATTTGGGAGTACGGCGAGCGGGACAGCGAAGAGCGGATGCATATCGTCTGCGGCATGAAGGGCATCTGCTACCTGGAGCTCGAGGCCCGCACGGCGTCCGTGGATCTGCACTCGTCCTTCGGAGCGGTGATCGAGGGGGCGGCGACCCGGCTGGCCTGGGCGCTCGGGACCTTCAAGGATCCCGCCGGCCGCGTCTTGATCCCGGGGCACTACGATCGGGTCCGGCGGCCGACGCCCGAGGAAGAGGCGGCGCTCGCCGAGATTCCGCCGGACGTCGTCGACGCGGTGCGGGAGCGGGTGCACGTGCCGGAGTTGATCGGCGGCGCGCGGGGTGCCGACGCGGTCCGCCAGTTGCTGTTCGCGCCCACGTGCACGATCTGCGGCATCTGGGGCGGGTACACGCTCGAGGGGTCCAAGACGGTGCTGCCGTGCCGGGCCCGCGCGAAGGTGGATTTCCGGCTGGTGCCGGATCAGGACCCGCACGAGGTCGCCCGCGGCGTCCGCCGTCACCTCGACGGCCGGGGCTTCCGCGACGTGGAGGTGACGCTCCTCGGCGGGGAGTATCCGTGGCGCACGGACCTTCGCGATCCGTTCGTGGGGCTGGTGCGGGACGTGGTGGCGGAGACGACCGGCCGCGCCGTGCTCGTCTATCCCACCTCCGCCGGGACGGGCCCCATGCACGACCTCGGTCCGGTCCTCGACATCCCGCTGGTGAGCACGGGCGGCGGGTACTGGGGCAGCCGCGCGCACGCCCCCGACGAGCACGTCCGGGAGCGCGACTTCCGCGAGACGATCGTGCTCATGGCGCGGCTGCTGGAGCGGTTCGCCGAGACGCGGTAGCGGGGAATCCCCGCGGGGTCCGCGCCGTTGGGCGGTTAGGTGATACGATCACAGACAAGCCCGAGGGTGGAGGAGGTCTGTATGGCGGTCGAGGTCGGACAACAGGCGCCCGACGCGCTATTGGTCAACGGCGAGCGCAAGGCGGTGAAGATCAGCGAGTTGACGGGACAGACGACCGTGCTGGCCTTCTTCCCGGCCGCGTTCACCGGCACGTGCACCAAGGAGATGTGCCACTTTCGCGACGACCTGAGCCGGTTTGCCGCGCTGCACGCCCAGGTCTACGGCATCAGCGCGGATACGCCGTTCGTGCTGAACGAGTTTGCGAAGGCCCACCAGTTGACGTTCCCGCTGTTGAGCGACTTCAACCATCAGGCGATGAAGGCCTTCGGCGTGTACGATCCCGCCTTTCTCGGGCTGCTCGACGGCATCGCGAGACGCTCCGTGTTCGTGCTGGACAAGCACGGCAAGGTCGTCTACACCTGGCTCGGCGACAAACCGGGGGTGGAGCCGCCGTATGACGAGGTGGAGGCCGCGGTCGAGAAGGCGGGCTAGCGGGGTTCAGGCATGAGGCCCACGCTTCGCGCGACCCTGTCCAACGGCCTGCCCGTGCTGCTGCGCGAGGTCCACACCGCGCCCGTGGCGACGTTCTGGGCATGGTACCGCGTCGGGAGCCGCAACGAAGTGCCGGGGATCACCGGGATTTCCCATTGGGTCGAGCACATGCTGTTCAAAGGCACGCCGACGCTGGGGAAGGGCGAGTTCTCCCGGCTCATCAACCGGCACGGCGGGACGTGGAACGGCTTTACGTGGAAAGACTTCACCGCGTACTTTGAGACGGTGCCCGCCGAGCACATCGGGCTCGGGATCCGCATCGAATCGGACCGCATGGTCAACACCCTGTTCGAGCCGGCCGAAGTGGAGCGCGAACGGACGGTCATCATTTCCGAGCGTGAGGGCTCCGAGAACAACCCCGAGTTCGCGCTGTACGAAGAGGTGGAGGCCTCCGCCTACCGTGTGCACCCGTACCGGCACGCGGTGATCGGTTACAAGAGCGATCTGCGGGCGATCACCCGCGACGACCTCGTCCGGCATTACCGCACCTACTACGCGCCGTCCAACGCGGTCGTCGTCGCGGTCGGCGATTTCGACGGCCCGGCGCTGCTCGAGCAGATCCGTGCGGCGTTCGAACCGATTCCCGCCGGGTCCCCGGCGCCGGCCATCCGCGGCGTCGAGCCGCCGCAGGAAGGCGAGCGCCGGGTCGTGTTTCGGCGCGCGGGCGGGGCGGTGCCGGTGGCACAGATCGTCTTCCACGCGCCGCGCGTCGCGGACCCGGACTTCTTCCCGCTCCTGATCGCCGACGGCGTGCTCTCGGGGTTCAAGGGGCCGGGCGTGTTCGGCGGCAACGGGATCGGCGCGCGCAGCAGCCGGCTGTACCGCGGGCTGGTCGAAACGCAGCTGGCGGTGGACGCCGGCAGTTCGTACCGGCCGGCGATCGACCCGACGTTGTTCGAGATCGGTCTCACCCTGCGTCCCGACGTGACGCCCGAACGGGCCGAGGGCGCGGTGCTGGCGGAACTCGCGCGCCTCGGAGACGAGCCGATCGAGGCGGCCGAGCTGGACAAGGTCCGCAAGCAGGCGCGGGCGCAGTGGGTGTACGCGTCGGACGGGGTCACCCAGCAGGCGGTGCTGCTCGGCAGCACCGAGATCGTCGCCGGCGGGACGTTTCTCGAGCAGTTTGAGGAGCGCCTCGCCGCCGTCACGCCCCGGGACGTGCAGGACGCGGCCGCGCGCGTGTTCCACGACCGCAACCGGACGGTCGGCTGGTACCTGCCCGTGGTCTCGGCGGAGGAGGAATGATGCGCGAGATGAGCGCGCGCCGCGCCGTGCCGATCACGCCCGAGGTGGTGACGCGCCGCGTCCTTCCGAACGGGGCGGTCGTGCTGGTGCGCGAACACGACGCGCATCCGTCCGTAAGCGTGCGGGGCTATCTGCCGGCCGGGGTCCAGGCCGACCCGTCCGGCCGGGCGGGGCTCGCCGTGCTGGCCGCCTCGATGCTGACGCGGGGCACGGCCCGCTACACTTCGCAGGAGCTCGCGCTCGTGCTCGACTCGATCGGCGCGAGCCTCAGCGTGTCCGCGGACATCGACGGCGCGGGCTTCGCGGCGCGGTGTCTCGCCGAGGACGCCGGTCAGGTGCTGGACCTGCTGGCCGAGGTGCTGCTGCGGCCGACGTTTCCGCCCGCCGAGGTCGACAAGCAGCGCGCCAAGATCATCACCGCGATCCGGGAGTCGCAGCACGATACGCGCGCCGCGGCGGACAAGGCGTTCCGCGCCGCCGCGTATCCCGAGCGGCATCCGCACCACCGCCCCGCCGAGGGCGACGAGGCGAGCGTGGCCGCGATCACGCGGGACGATCTCGCGGCGTTTCACCGGCAATGGTACCGTCCGGGGGGCGCCGTGCTGGCGGTGGTCGGCGACCTGACGGCGGGGTGGGTGCTCGAGCGTCTCACGCGGGCGTTCGAGCACTGGCAGGGGGTCCCGGTGGCGGCGTTGGCGCCGGTGCCGGCGGCCGGCCCCGCCTCGTCGGTACAGCGTCGGGAGGTCGCGATCCCCGGCAAGACCCAGGCCGACATCGTCCTCGGCGCGCCGGGGTTCAGCCGGACGAGCCCCGATTACTACGCCGGCATGATGGCGGATCTGGTCCTCGGCCGTCTCGGCCTCATGGGACGGCTCGGGGCCACCGTCCGCGACGAGGAGGGCCTGGCCTACTACGCGTTCAGCCAGGCGCAGGCGGGGGTGTTCGCCGGCCCGTGGGCGGTGCGCGCCGGGGTCAATCCGGCCAACGTCGGCCGCGCGATCGACGGCGTTCTGCGCGAGATCGGCGGCCTCCACCGCGAACCGGTGCGCGGCGACGAACTGCGCGACGCCCGCGATTATGTCATCGGCTCGATGGCGCTCCGTCTGGAGACCGACGGCGGCCTGGCCCAGGCACTGCTCGAGATCGAGCTCTTCGACCTCGGTCTCGACTACCTGCTGCGCTTCCCCGAGGTGATCACCGCGGTCACACCGGAGCAGATGGGCGACGTCGCGCGGCGCTATCTCAGCCTCGACGGCTATACCGTGGCGACCGCGGTGCCGGCGTGACGGATGCCCGGCCGCCGGCGCGGCCGGTCTAGGGGGGCGCCGATGCCCGAGTTCGCCTATTTCTGCGGAACCGAACAGTTTCAGCCCGAAACGCTTCTTGAACACGCGGCTCAGGCCGAGGCGGCCGGCTTTGACGCGCTCACGGTCTCGGACCATTTTCACCCCTGGGTGGACGATGCCTCGGCCGCGTCCTTCGTCTGGAGCTGGCTCGGCGCGGCCGCGCTGCGCACGCGCCGCGTGCGGCTCGCCACCGCGGTCACGTGTCCGCTCTTTCGCTATCATCCCGCGTTCGTCGCGCAGGCGGCGGCGACGGTGGACCGGCTGTCCGGCGGCCGGTTCGCCCTCGGCGTCGGGAGCGGCGAGGGCATCAACGAGCGGCCGCTCGGGTGGGAGTTCCCGGGGCCGAAGGAGCGCCGGGCGCGCATGGCCGAGGCGCTGGTCATCATGCGCCGGCTGCTGGACGGTGAGAAGCTCGACTTCGCCGGCGAATTCTACCGGACCCATGCGGCGCGGCTGTACAGCCCGCCGGTGCGGCGCGTCCCCCTGTGGATGGCGGCCGGGGCCCCGCTGGCCGCGCAGCTGGCCGGCCGGCTCGCCGACGGGCTCATCGTCAGCGTCAAGGTCCCGCCCGAGGCGCAGGCGCAGGCCGTCGATCCCTGCCTGGACGCCGCGGGCCGGGCGCGGCGTCCCAAGCCGACGATCGTCGCCCAGCGCTGGTCCATTCTGGCGCGGGACGAGGACGAGGCCTGGCAGGCGCTCATGGCCTGGCGGGGGCTGCGCGTCGAGGGGCGGTTGGACGAAGTCGATCCCGCGGTCCTGCGCGCGCGGGCCGATGCGATGGATCGCCGCGAGATCATCGCCAAGTACGCGTGGGCACGCACGCCGGAAGAGCTGGTCGACGTCTACCGCCCGCTGGTGGAGATGGGCGCGGACATCGTCACGGTGCAGGTGACGTCCGTCGACCAGGAGGCCACGATCAGGACCCTCGGCCGCGACGTCCTGCCGGCGCTCCGCCGTCTCGCGTCGCCGGCGTGAGCCCGCGCCGCGGGCGGCTCTTGGCGCGGGTCACCCTGACGGCGATCCCCGGCGTGCCCGACGTGCGCCCGGGCGCCGACCTCGCGGCGCTGATTGTCCACGCGCTGCGCTCCGCCGGCCTCAGGCCCGCGGCCGGCGACGCGCTGGTCGTCGCGCAGAAGGTCGTCAGCAAGGCCGAAGGGAGCGTCGTCGACCTCGCGACGGTGACGCCCGGCCCCGCCGCGGCGCGGCTCGCGGAGACGCTCGAGAGAGATCCCCGTCTCGTCGAGGTCGTGCTTGGCGAATCGACACGCGTGGTGCGCGCCGAGCACGGCGTGCTCATCACGGAGCACCGGCTCGGCTTCATCTGCGCGAACGCCGGGGTCGACCACAGCAACGTCGGCCTCGGCCCGGACACGGTGAGTCTCCTGCCGCGCAATCCCGATGCCTCGGCGCGGGTCATGCGCGACGCGCTGCGGACCGCGTTCGGCGTCCCGGTCGCCGTGGTGATCAACGACAGCCACGGCCGGCCGCACCGGGCGGGCGCGGTCGGTGTCTGCATCGGCGCCGCGGGCCTGGAGCCCGTGGTGAGCCTCGTCGGGCGCCCGGACCTCTACGGGTACACCCTGCGCACGTCGACGGAGGCGATCGCCGACGAACTCGCCGCGGCGGCGACCCTGCTGCAGGGCCAGTGCGCGGAGGCCGTGCCGGCCGTGCTCGTGCAGGGCCTCGCGGTGGCGGACGGCCCCGGCGGTGCCGCGCAGCTGCTGCGCGACCCCGCACACGACCTGTTCCGTTGACGGGCAGGAGTTCCGGTCCGCCGCACGAATTGCACGTAGGTTTGCAATCGGAACGCTGCCGCATCAGGGGGGCCCAATGCTGCGATTGCTCCATCGTCTCTTGCTGTTC is a genomic window of bacterium containing:
- a CDS encoding molybdenum cofactor guanylyltransferase — its product is MVGVILAGGESRRMGRDKAFLPFGAATLVETVAARLREACTDVLVVANQPAPYRALGLRTVADALPGRRSLAGIYTGILHAGGPAFVCGCDMPLLCPPLIRYMGTLAGTADVVIPRVRDYEPLHAVYTPVCLGPIARVLASGGRNADILAEVRARILGPDELRRFDPELRSLVNINTPEEYAALNPSRPPDGR
- a CDS encoding type II toxin-antitoxin system Phd/YefM family antitoxin, with amino-acid sequence MEKTVSKSRFKSHALEYFRQVEQSGEPLIVTDHGRPVIKVTSYRPDADELLRALRGSVIAYREPTEPVDAEEWETLK
- a CDS encoding UPF0182 family protein, with amino-acid sequence MKPRQWLLAVLVAALLVYPILARWYTEWLWFGEVGYRTVFWIPILSATAVAAAAAISAFVILYFNARPLLRLRPIARVVELRPVGDSRTYRRIVARLSPDRVAALLTAVVAVVAGFGAADSWPVFQTFLHQTSFGVRDPVFGRDVAFYVFALPAYRAVFGWLFAWLFVALVGAAAAYYLDLVPLAVRGVWAVPRGVRIHLSLLAGLLVLLRGAGFWLDRYGVLYSPHGAVFGAGYTDLHARLPAFGLLAVMSTVTGLLLLASTRARTMRPAVGALVALLVVWIGGTVLYPAFVQQVEVGPNELDREQPYIGNGIAFTRRAYGLDTVEEQSFPAALSLSPAALQANRTVLDSVRLWDYRPLLRTYAQLQSLRLYYMFTDVGIDRYRIGGREQQVMLSARELDVNRLPDQARTWVNEHLVYTHGFGLVMTPVNRISAEGLPDFYIKDIPPQSTVGLTVTRPELYYSLVTTPYVVVNTRNKELDYAQGDHDVYTTYAGRGGVPLSAPLGRLAFASRFGAVSLMLSDAITPASRVLFHRDVRDRVARVAPFLQLDRDPYLVLAGGRLFWIVDGYTTSAMYPYARPTGDLNYIRNSVKAVVDAYDGTVRLYVVDPADPLIRTYDKIYPGVLRPFREMPADLAAHVRYPVDLFTVQADVFATFHMRDPRVFYNREDLWGIPRELFGGSPQPVEPYYVNLKLDPAHGEEFALILPFTPSGKDNMVAWMAARSDPPNYGRLLVYRFPKDTTVFGPMQIEARINQDPTISSQLTLWNQLGSSVIRGNLLVVPIADSLLYIEPLYLQAEGSALPELKRVIVAYGAQIAMEPTLEASVARIFGTSIASGAPAAPAAPAPPSSPPGTPPAGANAGRVAALVAEANAHYARAQAALRAGDFATYGKEVDALGRTLTELRQITGRP
- a CDS encoding type II toxin-antitoxin system VapC family toxin, translated to MTVLDTHAWIWWAADPQRLSRRARTAIDGAIQQRRLCVSCISVWEVATLVARGRLDLSIDVNDWVGASEALPFLRFVPIDSRIALRSARLPEPFHRDPADRIIVATALILGAELVSKDERMHAYTAIRTVW
- a CDS encoding iron-sulfur cluster assembly protein, translated to MVTRDQVIEVLKTCFDPEIPVNIWDLGLIYDITAADGVVHIKMTLTAVGCSLGPQLVGEVESKLLGVDGVEDAKVEMVWNPPWTPERLTDDGRLSLQAMGFPI
- the msrA gene encoding peptide-methionine (S)-S-oxide reductase MsrA, whose protein sequence is MDAVDKTQGDTPREEVATLAGGCFWCLEAIYADLDGVLKVESGYAGGTVPNPSYQQVCTGTTGHAEVVQVTFDPRVLPFRDLLEVFFNIHDPTTLNRQGNDIGTQYRSAIFYHSPEQRATAEQTARELTEARRWSNPIVTEVSAFSVFYKAEPYHQEYFAHNPFQPYCQAVVGPKVAKFRKQFRERLKTTAAT
- a CDS encoding M42 family metallopeptidase; the protein is METQSLLASLSNAFGVSGFEDDVRRMIEALVAPWADEVRTDVLGNLLVTRRGLPGRGTVMLDAHMDEIGFIINHVESDGFLRFTTLGGWDARLLLAHAVTIRTRDGALVRGVVGSLPPHILSAEERDRPVPLDAMYLDIGAASAQEVAQRGIRIGDPATIAYPCEHLPEGFVLGKALDDRAGCGVLIKTLEALAGQPLDGTLVCAFTVGEETGLRGARTAAHQVEPDVALAIEGTVAADLPGVSGAKRVTSLGAGPAITIADRTMVVRPQLVRALERLAEAHAIPYQYKRPAYGGTDAGAIHTSRGGVLTGAVSVPCRYIHSPLSLLRVSDFDATVRLVIAFVREVPRLFE